One Longimicrobium sp. genomic window, CGAACCCCGCGCACCCCGAGATCGCGCGGCGCTACTACCAGGACGTCGCCGCCTTCGAGGCGGGCATGCCGGCCGGACCGCCGCCCGCGGCCGGCGCCGCGCAGGCGCGCCGGTAGCCGGGCGCGGCCCGGCTTCGCCACGCGGGGAGGGTGCGGGGGACCGGCGGCGCGTGCTAACTTCGCGGCTTCGCCACCCCTCGTCCCGAAGCCGACCCCGAGGACCCGACGTGCCCGACGCATCCGCCGACCCCCGCCGCAGACCCGGCCCCCTCCGCCGCCTGATCCGCTACGCGCGGCCGCACCGCGCCCGGGTGTGGCTGGCGTCGGCGTGCTCGGTGCTCAACAAGGTGTTCGACCTGGCGCCCGAGGCGCTGATCGGCGCGGCGGTGGACGTGGTGGTGCGCCGGCAGGACTCGCTGGTGGCGCGGCTGGGCTTCCCCGACGTGCGCGACCAGCTGCTGGTGCTGGCGGCGATCACCTTCGTCATCTGGCTGCTGGAGTCGCTCTTCGAGTACCTGTACGGGGTGCTCTGGCGCAACCTGGCGCAGACCGTCCAGCACGAGCTGAGGCAGGACGCCTACGCCCATCTCCAGGACCTGGACCTGGCCTTCTACGAGGAGCGCAGCACGGGCGGGCTGCTGGCGATCCTGAGCGACGACGTCAACCAGCTCGAGCGCTTCCTGGACCGCGGCGCCAACGAGATCATCCAGGTGGTCACCACGGTGCTGATCGTGGGCGCCGCCTTCTTCGTCGCCGCCCCCGAGGTGGCGTGGATGGCGATGCTGCCGATGCCGTTCGTGGTGTGGGGCTCGATCGCCTTCCAGCGGCGGCTGGAGCCCCGCTACGCGGCCGTGCGCGAGCGGGCGGGCGAGCTCGCGGGGCGGCTGGCGAACAACCTGAGCGGGATCACCACCATCAAGGCGTACGCGGCCGAGGAGCACGAGAAGGCGCGGGTGGCCGCCGAGAGCCAGGCGTACCGCGCCGCCAACCGCCACGCCATCGCGCTGAGCGCGGCGTTCGTTCCGCTGATCCGCATCCTGATCCTGGTCGGCTTCACGGGGACGCTGGTGTTCGGCGGGCTACAGGTGCTGGACGGCGAGCTGGCGGTGGGGACGTACTCGTTCCTGGTGTTCATCACCCAGCGCCTGCTGTGGCCGCTCACCCGGCTGGGCGAGACGCTGGACCTCTACCAGCGGGCGATGGCGTCCACCACGCGCATCATGGCGCTGCTCGACACCCCGGTCGAGGCGCACCCCGGCGACCGCGCGCTGCCGGTGGAGCGGGTGCGCGGCGAGGTGGAGCTGAGGGACGTCACCTTCGCCTACCGCGACCGCCCGCCCGTCCTGCGCGGCTTCTCGCTGCGCATCCCCGCGGGGGAGACGACCGCGGTGGTCGGACCCACGGGCTCGGGGAAGAGCACGCTGGTGAAGCTGCTGCTGCGCCTCTACGAGATCGGGTCCGGGAGGGTCGCGCTGGACGGGACGGACGTGCGCGAGATC contains:
- a CDS encoding ABC transporter ATP-binding protein yields the protein MPDASADPRRRPGPLRRLIRYARPHRARVWLASACSVLNKVFDLAPEALIGAAVDVVVRRQDSLVARLGFPDVRDQLLVLAAITFVIWLLESLFEYLYGVLWRNLAQTVQHELRQDAYAHLQDLDLAFYEERSTGGLLAILSDDVNQLERFLDRGANEIIQVVTTVLIVGAAFFVAAPEVAWMAMLPMPFVVWGSIAFQRRLEPRYAAVRERAGELAGRLANNLSGITTIKAYAAEEHEKARVAAESQAYRAANRHAIALSAAFVPLIRILILVGFTGTLVFGGLQVLDGELAVGTYSFLVFITQRLLWPLTRLGETLDLYQRAMASTTRIMALLDTPVEAHPGDRALPVERVRGEVELRDVTFAYRDRPPVLRGFSLRIPAGETTAVVGPTGSGKSTLVKLLLRLYEIGSGRVALDGTDVREIRLGDLRRAVGLVSQDVFLFHGTVRENIAYGSFGATDEEVVRAAKLAEAHDFVAALPRGYDTVVGERGQKLSGGQRQRLAIARAILKDPPVLVLDEATSAVDNETEAAIQRSLEHISRGRTTIAIAHRLSTVRNAHRIYVMDRGEIVEHGTHEELLAADGTYAALWRVQTGEAVGVE